A stretch of the Arachis stenosperma cultivar V10309 chromosome 6, arast.V10309.gnm1.PFL2, whole genome shotgun sequence genome encodes the following:
- the LOC130935082 gene encoding uncharacterized protein LOC130935082 isoform X1 has protein sequence MQGFTAAAPPAGGSGGGGAAGPSDLAQLQSTMQAIELACTSIQMHINPAASEAVILSLGQSSQPYKTCKFILENSQVATARFQAAAAIREAAIREWGFLSADDKRGLISFCLCYTMQHASSPDVFVQAKVSSVAAQLMKRGWLEFTTAEKETLFYQVNQAILGIHGVDVQFAGIKFLESLVSEFSPSTSSAMGLPREFHEQCRRSLELDYLKIFYRWTQEAASSVTNKIVESDYAVPEVKVCTAALDLMVQILNWDFRCNTNDTKVNVFSAGIRQDGDSPRRSEYHLVQPGSDWRDVLISSGHVGWLLSLYSALRKKFSCEGYWLDCPIAVSARKLIVQFCSLTGAVFASDDVKMHEQHLLQLLSGIIEWVDPPDAVSRAIESGKSESEMLDGCRALLAIAHVATPYVFDDLLKPMRPFGTLTFLSMLMSEVIKVLMTSNTDEETWSWEARDVLLDTWTALLTPINMISANALLPSEGIKAAANLFGFIVECELRIASASAFNDEGDADYLHASVSAMDERLSSYSLIARASVDVTIPLLHGVFSERVARLNQGRGIVDLTETMEELYSLLLIIGHVIADEGEGEIPLVPNAIQTQFVVNAMEADKHPVIVLSSSIIKFAEQCQNPEMRSSVFSPRLMESLIWFLARWSRTYLMSSDGNGDKILDSGHHPEHSSKKALLSFFGEHNQGKPVLDIIVRVSLVTLISYPGEKDLQGITCYQLLHSLVQQKHICIHLVTLNSWNELATAFSTEKTLFLLDTAHQRSLAQTLVRSASGMRNLDTSSQYVRNLMGHIATYIVEMSSKSNFKSIAQQPDILLSVSCMLERLRGAASASEPRTQKAIFELGFSVMNPILVLLEVYKHESAVVYLLLKFVVDWVDGQITYLEAQETASVVNFCMCLLQLYSSHNIGKISISLSSSLLSEAKTDMYKDLRALLQLLSSLCSKDMIDFSSDSIEIQGTNISQVVYFGLHIVTPLISMDLLKYPKLCHDYFSLLSHVLEVYPETFAQLNNEAFAHILGTLDFGLHHQDADVVTKCLRALQALASYHYKETSNGNIGLGTHATGLKDSNGNFQEGLLSRFLRSLLQLLLFEDYSSDLTSVAADALLPLILCEQSLYQKLGNDLIERQTNPTLRSRLANALHTLTSANQLSSSLDRINSQRFRKNLSSFLIEVRGFLRTM, from the exons ATGCAAGGGTTTACAGCAGCAGCACCACCAGCAGGTGGTAGTGGTGGAGGCGGCGCCGCCGGACCTTCCGATTTGGCTCAGCTTCAGTCTACCATGCAAGCCATCGAGCTAGCTTGCACTTCCATTCAG ATGCACATAAATCCAGCCGCTTCTGAGGCAGTCATATTGTCATTAGGCCAATCCTCTCAGCCATACAAGACTTGCAAATTCATTCTTG AAAATTCCCAGGTGGCAACTGCAAGGTTTCAAGCGGCTGCAGCAATCCGGGAAGCAGCTATCAGAGAATGGGGTTTTCTTAGTGCTGATGATAAGAGAGGCTTGATTAG TTTTTGTCTATGCTATACTATGCAACATGCTAGTTCTCCTGATGTGTTTGTCCAAGCAAAGGTTTCTTCAGTGGCTGCTCAGTTGATGAAAAGGGGTTG GCTTGAGTTTACGACTGCAGAGAAGGAGACGCTCTTTTATCAG GTGAACCAAGCTATTTTGGGCATTCATGGCGTTGATGTGCAGTTTGCTGGAATCAAATTCCTTGAATCATTG GTATCTGAATTTTCTCCATCCACTTCAAGTGCTATGGGTCTTCCAAGGGAATTCCATGAGCAATGTAGGAGGTCACTTGAGCTAGACTACTTGAAG ATATTCTACCGTTGGACACAAGAAGCTGCTTCAAGTGTCACAAACAAGATTGTTGAATCTGACTATGCTGTTCCCGAGGTTAAAGTTTGCACTGCAGCACTGGATTTAATGGTTCAGATTCTTAATTGGGATTTCCGTTGCAATACTAATGATACAAAAGTAAATGTATTCTCTGCTGGAATTAGGCAAGACGGGGATTCTCCTAGAAGGTCTGAATATCACCTAGTGCAG CCTGGTTCAGATTGGCGTGATGTATTAATATCAAGTGGTCATGTTGGATGGCTTTTGAGTTTATATTCAGCATTGAGGAAGAAATTTTCATGTGAAGGCTACTGGCTTGACTGCCCAATTGCTGTTTCTGCCCGAAAGCTAATCGTACAGTTTTGTTCTTTGACAGGAGCCGTATTTGCTTCTG ATGATGTGAAAATGCATGAGCAGCACCTTCTGCAACTCTTATCTGGGATAATAGAGTGGGTCGATCCTCCTGATGCTGTTTCAAGAGCTATTGAATCAGGGAAAAGTGAAAG TGAGATGCTTGATGGTTGCCGTGCATTATTAGCTATTGCACATGTAGCAACTCCCTATGTGTTCGATGATCTCCTAAAGCCTATGAG GCCCTTTGGTACTCTTACATTTTTGTCAATGTTGATGTCGGAAGTAATTAAAGTCCTAATGACTAGCAACACTGATGAGGAGACTTGGAGCTGGGAAGCACGTGATGTCTTGTTGGATACTTGGACTGCCCTTCTTACG CCAATAAATATGATCTCTGCAAATGCTttgcttccatctgaagggaTAAAAGCTGCAGCAAATCTCTTTGGTTTCATTGTAGAATGCGAGCTTAGAA tTGCCTCCGCATCAGCATTTAATGATGAGGGTGATGCAGACTATCTTCACGCTTCTGTATCTG CCATGGATGAAAGGTTAAGCTCCTATTCTCTTATTGCTAGAGCTTCTGTTGACGTTACAATTCCCTTGCTCCATGGAGTGTTTTCTGAGCGGGTTGCACGCCTAAATCAG GGACGGGGAATAGTTGACTTGACTGAAACCATGGAAGAACTTTATTCATTATTGTTGATTATTGGGCATGTAATTGCAGATGAAGGGGAAGGGGAAATTCCTCTG GTTCCGAATGCTATACAAACCCAATTTGTTGTTAATGCCATGGAAGCAGACAAACATCCTGTTATAGTACTTTCCAG CTCAATCATAAAATTTGCTGAGCAGTGTCAAAATCCAGAAATGAGATCATCAGTTTTTAGTCCCCGACTTATGGAG TCACTTATATGGTTCCTTGCACGGTGGTCACGTACATATTTGATGTCTTCCGATGGGAATGGGGACAAAATCTTGGATTCAGGTCATCATCCCGAGCATAGTTCAAAAAAGGCTTTGCTTAGTTTCTTTGGAGAGCATAACCAAGGAAAACCCGTCCTTGATATTATTGTTCGAGTATCCTTGGTCACACTTATATCATATCCAGGGGAAAAGGATCTTCAG GGCATTACCTGCTACCAGTTACTTCATTCACTGGTTCAGCAAAAGCATATATGCATTCATCTTGTTACACTG AATTCATGGAATGAACTAGCAACTGCATTTTCCACAGAAAAGACTTTGTTCCTTTTGGACACTGCTCATCAG CGGTCACTTGCACAAACACTTGTTCGTTCAGCTTCAGGCATGAGAAATTTGGACACATCAAGCCA GTATGTGAGGAATCTCATGGGTCATATTGCGACATATATAGTGGAGATGTCCAGCAAGAgtaattttaaaagtattgCCCAACAGCCGGATATCCTCCTATCG GTCAGCTGCATGTTAGAACGTCTGCGTGGAGCTGCTAGTGCTTCTGAACCTCGAACTCAGAAGGCTATTTTTGAGCTAGGGTTCTCTGTAATGAATCCCATTCTTGTTCTTCTTGAAGTATATAAACATGAG TCTGCAGTTGTCTATCTGCTACTCAAATTTGTAGTTGATTGGGTTGATGGACAAATTACATACTTGGAGGCGCAAGAAACTGCTTCTGTTGTTAATTTCTGCATGTGTTTGCTTCAGTTATATTCATCTCACAATATTGGCAag ATATCAATAAGTCTTTCAAGCAGCTTACTCAGTGAGGCAAAAACGGATATGTATAAAGATTTGCGTgctcttcttcaacttctttcAAGTCTTTGCTCTAAAGAcatg ATCGATTTCTCGTCAGATTCAATTGAGATCCAAGGCACTAACATATCTcag GTGGTTTACTTTGGTCTTCACATAGTTACACCACTGATTTCTATGGACCTCCTGAAATATCCCAAACTTTGTCATGAT TATTTTTCTCTCCTTTCACATGTGTTGGAGGTTTATCCTGAAACTTTTGCACAACTAAATAATGAAGCCTTTGCTCATATACTTGGAACTCTTGACTTTGGCCTCCACCATCAG GATGCAGATGTGGTTACCAAGTGTCTGAGAGCTCTGCAAGCTCTTGCTTCTTACCACTACAAGGAGACGAGTAACGGTAACATAGGCTTGGGCACACATGCCACGGGTCTTAAGGATTCAAATGGGAATTTCCAAGAAGGCCTCTTGAGTCGGTTCCTTCGTTCATTGCTGCAATTGCTCCTTTTCGAGGACTATAG TTCTGATCTAACCAGTGTGGCAGCAGATGCTCTCCTTCCACTAATTCTTTGTGAGCAAAGCCTGTATCAG AAATTAGGCAATGATTTGATAGAAAGACAAACAAATCCAACGCTCAGATCAAGGCTAGCAAATGCATTGCACACACTAACATCTGCAAATCAGCTCTCTTCCTCCCTTGATAGGATAAATTCTCAGAGATTTAGGAAAAATCTTAGTAGCTTCCTGATTGAAGTTCGTGGATTTCTAAGGACAATGTGA
- the LOC130935082 gene encoding uncharacterized protein LOC130935082 isoform X2: MTDNWSKFEWVNQAILGIHGVDVQFAGIKFLESLVSEFSPSTSSAMGLPREFHEQCRRSLELDYLKIFYRWTQEAASSVTNKIVESDYAVPEVKVCTAALDLMVQILNWDFRCNTNDTKVNVFSAGIRQDGDSPRRSEYHLVQPGSDWRDVLISSGHVGWLLSLYSALRKKFSCEGYWLDCPIAVSARKLIVQFCSLTGAVFASDDVKMHEQHLLQLLSGIIEWVDPPDAVSRAIESGKSESEMLDGCRALLAIAHVATPYVFDDLLKPMRPFGTLTFLSMLMSEVIKVLMTSNTDEETWSWEARDVLLDTWTALLTPINMISANALLPSEGIKAAANLFGFIVECELRIASASAFNDEGDADYLHASVSAMDERLSSYSLIARASVDVTIPLLHGVFSERVARLNQGRGIVDLTETMEELYSLLLIIGHVIADEGEGEIPLVPNAIQTQFVVNAMEADKHPVIVLSSSIIKFAEQCQNPEMRSSVFSPRLMESLIWFLARWSRTYLMSSDGNGDKILDSGHHPEHSSKKALLSFFGEHNQGKPVLDIIVRVSLVTLISYPGEKDLQGITCYQLLHSLVQQKHICIHLVTLNSWNELATAFSTEKTLFLLDTAHQRSLAQTLVRSASGMRNLDTSSQYVRNLMGHIATYIVEMSSKSNFKSIAQQPDILLSVSCMLERLRGAASASEPRTQKAIFELGFSVMNPILVLLEVYKHESAVVYLLLKFVVDWVDGQITYLEAQETASVVNFCMCLLQLYSSHNIGKISISLSSSLLSEAKTDMYKDLRALLQLLSSLCSKDMIDFSSDSIEIQGTNISQVVYFGLHIVTPLISMDLLKYPKLCHDYFSLLSHVLEVYPETFAQLNNEAFAHILGTLDFGLHHQDADVVTKCLRALQALASYHYKETSNGNIGLGTHATGLKDSNGNFQEGLLSRFLRSLLQLLLFEDYSSDLTSVAADALLPLILCEQSLYQKLGNDLIERQTNPTLRSRLANALHTLTSANQLSSSLDRINSQRFRKNLSSFLIEVRGFLRTM, encoded by the exons ATGACTGACAACTGGAGTAAATTTGAGTGG GTGAACCAAGCTATTTTGGGCATTCATGGCGTTGATGTGCAGTTTGCTGGAATCAAATTCCTTGAATCATTG GTATCTGAATTTTCTCCATCCACTTCAAGTGCTATGGGTCTTCCAAGGGAATTCCATGAGCAATGTAGGAGGTCACTTGAGCTAGACTACTTGAAG ATATTCTACCGTTGGACACAAGAAGCTGCTTCAAGTGTCACAAACAAGATTGTTGAATCTGACTATGCTGTTCCCGAGGTTAAAGTTTGCACTGCAGCACTGGATTTAATGGTTCAGATTCTTAATTGGGATTTCCGTTGCAATACTAATGATACAAAAGTAAATGTATTCTCTGCTGGAATTAGGCAAGACGGGGATTCTCCTAGAAGGTCTGAATATCACCTAGTGCAG CCTGGTTCAGATTGGCGTGATGTATTAATATCAAGTGGTCATGTTGGATGGCTTTTGAGTTTATATTCAGCATTGAGGAAGAAATTTTCATGTGAAGGCTACTGGCTTGACTGCCCAATTGCTGTTTCTGCCCGAAAGCTAATCGTACAGTTTTGTTCTTTGACAGGAGCCGTATTTGCTTCTG ATGATGTGAAAATGCATGAGCAGCACCTTCTGCAACTCTTATCTGGGATAATAGAGTGGGTCGATCCTCCTGATGCTGTTTCAAGAGCTATTGAATCAGGGAAAAGTGAAAG TGAGATGCTTGATGGTTGCCGTGCATTATTAGCTATTGCACATGTAGCAACTCCCTATGTGTTCGATGATCTCCTAAAGCCTATGAG GCCCTTTGGTACTCTTACATTTTTGTCAATGTTGATGTCGGAAGTAATTAAAGTCCTAATGACTAGCAACACTGATGAGGAGACTTGGAGCTGGGAAGCACGTGATGTCTTGTTGGATACTTGGACTGCCCTTCTTACG CCAATAAATATGATCTCTGCAAATGCTttgcttccatctgaagggaTAAAAGCTGCAGCAAATCTCTTTGGTTTCATTGTAGAATGCGAGCTTAGAA tTGCCTCCGCATCAGCATTTAATGATGAGGGTGATGCAGACTATCTTCACGCTTCTGTATCTG CCATGGATGAAAGGTTAAGCTCCTATTCTCTTATTGCTAGAGCTTCTGTTGACGTTACAATTCCCTTGCTCCATGGAGTGTTTTCTGAGCGGGTTGCACGCCTAAATCAG GGACGGGGAATAGTTGACTTGACTGAAACCATGGAAGAACTTTATTCATTATTGTTGATTATTGGGCATGTAATTGCAGATGAAGGGGAAGGGGAAATTCCTCTG GTTCCGAATGCTATACAAACCCAATTTGTTGTTAATGCCATGGAAGCAGACAAACATCCTGTTATAGTACTTTCCAG CTCAATCATAAAATTTGCTGAGCAGTGTCAAAATCCAGAAATGAGATCATCAGTTTTTAGTCCCCGACTTATGGAG TCACTTATATGGTTCCTTGCACGGTGGTCACGTACATATTTGATGTCTTCCGATGGGAATGGGGACAAAATCTTGGATTCAGGTCATCATCCCGAGCATAGTTCAAAAAAGGCTTTGCTTAGTTTCTTTGGAGAGCATAACCAAGGAAAACCCGTCCTTGATATTATTGTTCGAGTATCCTTGGTCACACTTATATCATATCCAGGGGAAAAGGATCTTCAG GGCATTACCTGCTACCAGTTACTTCATTCACTGGTTCAGCAAAAGCATATATGCATTCATCTTGTTACACTG AATTCATGGAATGAACTAGCAACTGCATTTTCCACAGAAAAGACTTTGTTCCTTTTGGACACTGCTCATCAG CGGTCACTTGCACAAACACTTGTTCGTTCAGCTTCAGGCATGAGAAATTTGGACACATCAAGCCA GTATGTGAGGAATCTCATGGGTCATATTGCGACATATATAGTGGAGATGTCCAGCAAGAgtaattttaaaagtattgCCCAACAGCCGGATATCCTCCTATCG GTCAGCTGCATGTTAGAACGTCTGCGTGGAGCTGCTAGTGCTTCTGAACCTCGAACTCAGAAGGCTATTTTTGAGCTAGGGTTCTCTGTAATGAATCCCATTCTTGTTCTTCTTGAAGTATATAAACATGAG TCTGCAGTTGTCTATCTGCTACTCAAATTTGTAGTTGATTGGGTTGATGGACAAATTACATACTTGGAGGCGCAAGAAACTGCTTCTGTTGTTAATTTCTGCATGTGTTTGCTTCAGTTATATTCATCTCACAATATTGGCAag ATATCAATAAGTCTTTCAAGCAGCTTACTCAGTGAGGCAAAAACGGATATGTATAAAGATTTGCGTgctcttcttcaacttctttcAAGTCTTTGCTCTAAAGAcatg ATCGATTTCTCGTCAGATTCAATTGAGATCCAAGGCACTAACATATCTcag GTGGTTTACTTTGGTCTTCACATAGTTACACCACTGATTTCTATGGACCTCCTGAAATATCCCAAACTTTGTCATGAT TATTTTTCTCTCCTTTCACATGTGTTGGAGGTTTATCCTGAAACTTTTGCACAACTAAATAATGAAGCCTTTGCTCATATACTTGGAACTCTTGACTTTGGCCTCCACCATCAG GATGCAGATGTGGTTACCAAGTGTCTGAGAGCTCTGCAAGCTCTTGCTTCTTACCACTACAAGGAGACGAGTAACGGTAACATAGGCTTGGGCACACATGCCACGGGTCTTAAGGATTCAAATGGGAATTTCCAAGAAGGCCTCTTGAGTCGGTTCCTTCGTTCATTGCTGCAATTGCTCCTTTTCGAGGACTATAG TTCTGATCTAACCAGTGTGGCAGCAGATGCTCTCCTTCCACTAATTCTTTGTGAGCAAAGCCTGTATCAG AAATTAGGCAATGATTTGATAGAAAGACAAACAAATCCAACGCTCAGATCAAGGCTAGCAAATGCATTGCACACACTAACATCTGCAAATCAGCTCTCTTCCTCCCTTGATAGGATAAATTCTCAGAGATTTAGGAAAAATCTTAGTAGCTTCCTGATTGAAGTTCGTGGATTTCTAAGGACAATGTGA
- the LOC130935816 gene encoding protein LIGHT-DEPENDENT SHORT HYPOCOTYLS 1-like — translation MDLVTDSTNRSFEIQSLVNPTAATNTNPPPSSSSSPSRYENQKRRDWNTFCQYLRNHRPPLSLPLCSGAHVLEFLHYLDQFGKTKVHNPTCPFFGLPNPPAPCPCPLRQAWGSLDALIGRLRAAYEENGGRAETNPFGARAVRIYLRDVRDFQSKARGVSYEKKRKRPKPKTSSSSSDASATHA, via the coding sequence ATGGATTTGGTAACCGATTCAACAAACCGGAGCTTCGAAATCCAGAGCCTGGTGAATCCAACAGCAGCAACAAACACCAATCCTCCACCCTCGTCATCTTCATCGCCGAGCCGTTACGAGAACCAAAAACGCCGAGACTGGAACACCTTCTGCCAGTACCTGAGAAACCACCGTCCGCCGCTGTCTCTGCCGCTCTGTAGCGGCGCACACGTCCTGGAGTTCCTCCATTACCTGGATCAGTTCGGGAAGACCAAGGTCCACAACCCTACCTGCCCCTTCTTCGGCCTCCCTAACCCTCCGGCGCCCTGCCCCTGCCCGCTCCGCCAGGCCTGGGGAAGCCTCGACGCCCTCATCGGCCGCCTCCGCGCCGCCTACGAGGAGAACGGCGGCAGAGCAGAGACGAATCCGTTCGGCGCTCGTGCCGTTAGGATTTACCTGAGAGATGTTCGTGATTTTCAGTCAAAAGCAAGAGGAGTGAGCTACGAGAAGAAGCGCAAGAGGCCAAAGCCTAaaacctcttcttcttcttctgatgCTTCTGCTACTCATGCTTAA